AGCCTGCGGCGGAAGGCCCGGGCCGCCGGCGCCGAGCTGGTGGCGTCGCCGCCGGATCTGGTGGCTATCCTGCGCTCCGCCGACGTCGCCTTGGCGCCCCTTCGCTGCGGCTCCGGCCAACCCCTCAAGATCCTCGAGGCGTGGCAGGCGGGCAAGCCGGTGGTGGCCTCGCCGTGGGCGGCGGCGGGGACCACTTCCAAGGCTTCGAAGGCTCCGAGACAGCCCGAAGCCTCGTCGGAGCGGGAAGGGATGCTGGTGGCCGAGACTCCGGAGCAGTGGGCGGACGCGGTGGCGGAGCTGCTGAAAGATGCCGCGGCGCGGGACCGCCTGGCGGCCGAAGGGCGAGAGGTCTTGGTGCGGGATTACGGCCGTAAAACGGTGGCGGCGGGGCTCGAGAAGTGGCTCCAGGGCTGCGTATCGGGGAGTCCGAAGGAAACCTAAGTCGCGGCCACTAAGATTTTGCTCGTCTCCTCTTGACAGCTGAAATTCTCTTCGTTAGCCTGTTAGCACTCGTCGGGGAGGAGTGCTAACGGCACCCCCGAGAGCTCTAGGGAGGCAGACGATCTCCCAACAAACGCTTCAAGCTAACGCTAGACAGTAGCTTCGAGCTAACAAGACAAGCAACAAAGTTTGGTTTTCAAGGAGGAAGAGACAGTGAACATACGTCCACTCCATGATCGGGTCCTGGTCAAGCGCGTCGAGCAGGAAGAGCAGGTTCGGGGCGGGATCATCATCCCCGACACCGCGAAAGAGAAGCCCCAGGAAGCGGAGGTCGTCGCTGTCGGCCCCGGAAAGGCGATGGAAGACGGTAGCCGTGCGGCCATGGACGTCAAGGTCGGTGACCGCGTCCTGGTGGGCAAGTACTCCGGCAGCGAGATCAAGCTCGACGGCCAGGACTACGTGATCCTGCGCGAGGACGAGATCCTCGCCGTCGTCGGCGGCTGATCTCAGCTCACCCGACCGACGCAGAGCAACCATCGGATCCATCGAAGAAGCGAAGAAATTCCCAGGAGGTTTAGATAACCATGGCCAAGCAGATTACCTACTCCGAGGAGGCTCGGGCCGCGATTCTCAGGGGCGTGAACCAGCTCGCCAACGCGGTCAAGGTCACCCTCGGTCCCAAGGGCCGCAACGTCGTCATCGAGAAGAAGTTCGGCTCCCCCACCATCACCAAGGACGGTGTCACCGTCGCCAAGGAGATCGAGCTCGACGATCCGCTGGAGAACATGGGCGCCCAGATGGTGCGCGAGGTGGCCTCCAAGACGTCCGACGTCGCCGGTGACGGCACCACCACCGCCACCGTGCTGGCTCAGGCGATCTTCCGCGAGGGCTCGAAGAACGTCACCGCCGGCGCCAACCCCATGGAGCTCAAGCGCGGTATCGAGATGGCGGTGAAGGCCGCCGTCGAGTCCGTCGACAACCTGGCGAAGCCGGTGGGCACCAAGGACATCGCCCACGTTGGCACCATCTCCGCCAACAACGATGCGGAGATCGGTCGCATCATCGCCGAGGCGATGGACAAGGTCGGCAAGGACGGCGTGATCACCGTCGAGGAGGCCCGCGGCCTGGAGACCACCCTGGAGGTGGTCGAGGGTATGCAGTTCGATCGCGGCTACCTCTCGCCGTACTTCGTCACCGACTCCGAGCGGATGGAGACGGTGCTCGAGAACCCCATGATCCTTCTCCACGAGAAGAAGATCAGCTCCATGAAGGACCTGCTGCCGATTCTCGAGCAGGTCGCCAAGCAGAGCCGCCCGCTGCTCATCCTCGCCGAGGATGTGGAGGGCGAGGCCCTGGCCACCCTGGTGGTCAACAAGCTGCGCGGCACCCTGCAGATCGCTGCGGTGAAGGCGCCGGGCTTCGGCGACCGCCGCAAGGCCATGCTCGAGGACATCGCGGTCCTCACTGGCGGCCGCGTGATCACCGAGGATCTGGGCATCAAGTTGGAGAACGTGCAGTGGCAGGACCTGGGTGAGGCGAAGAAGATCGTCATCACCAAGGACGACACCACCATCGTCACCGACGCCGACAGCGAGTCCCACCGCGAGGCCATCAGCGGCCGCGTCAAGCAGATCCGCAACCAGATCGAAGAGAGCACCTCCGACTACGACCGCGAGAAGCTCCAGGAGCGCCTGGCGAAGCTCGTCGGCGGTGTGGCGGTGATCAAGGTCGGTGCTGCCACCGAGACCGAGATGAAGGAGAAGAAGGCCCGCGTCGAGGACGCCATGCACGCCACCAAGGCGGCCGTCGAAGAGGGCATCGTCCCCGGCGGCGGTGTCGCCCTGCTGCGCGCCATCGCGGCGGTGGACGGCGTCGACACCGATGGCGATGCCGCCGTCGGCGTGCGCATCGTGCGCCGCGCCCTAGAGGAGCCGGCCCGCCAGATCGCCGCCAACGCCGGCGAGGAGGGTTCGGTCCTGGTTCGCGACGTCATGGAGCAGAAGGGTGCCATGGGCTACAACGCCGCCACCGGCGAGATGACCGACCTGCTCAAGGCCGGCGTCATGGACCCGGCCAAGGTCACCAAGACCGCTCTGGTCAACGCTGCTTCCATCGCCGGCCTCATGCTCACCACCGAGGCTCTCGTCTCCGACATCAAGGAGAAGGACGACGGTGACGTCGGTGCTGCTGCCATGGGCGGTGGCATGGGCGGTATGGGTGGAGGCATGGGCGGCTTCTAAGCCCAGCTCCCTCATCCATCGTCAGATACTTGCGGCCGGTCCGGGCTTCCCGGGCCGGCCGTTTTGTGTTTGCTTTTTCGGGCACGGAGGGGTCTAAGAAACTCGACTTCTCTGACCCGGCTTGATATTATTTAAAGATATCTCCCGACGCATTTAAGTTCCGCCTTCCTGATATTTTCCTGACGGAAATTGTGCCTAATAGGTATAGGCGATTCGTTTGAGGTGCGAGTTGACCGGCCTCGGCGAACGCTAGAAAGGAGGCGGGTCATGAACACTTACCGCACCCATTCCTTCTTCGCTTTGGTCATCGTCCTGGTGACTCTGATACTTCTCGCTGCTACCGCTGCCGGAGCTTCCGGTATCGAGACGCAGGCCCGTCAGGAGCTGGAAGATTCCATCCTCGCGGCGCTGGCTACGGAAGGCTTCGATGCCGGGAAGCCACCGGTGGAGGAGCCTGCTCCCGGCATGCGCTGCTTGCCCTCCTGCGCGGTGGACGACGGCCGATTCCTCGCCGTGGTGGCCGGCGCGGATCTGATGACGCTGAGCGAGACCTCGCTGGCCATCGAGATCGCCGTGCCCAGTTCCTGGAGCTCCTTCGAGGTGGGCATCTTCGACGCCGACGCCGAAGCCACCAACGGCAACTGGGATGTGGGAGCGGCTCCCTTCATGTATTCGGTCTACGCCGACCCCATGAAGGACGGCAGCACCATGACCCTGGTGGCCGGTCCCTTCGCTTGCACCACGCTGCCCAACAACACCTGGTTCGATGTTTCCATCGATGTGGGCCCCGAGGCCCAGGCGCCCAGCGGGCACTACTTCTATCGCCTGATCGTCGCGCCCCAGGACCCTAGCCTGACGGTGCTGAACTCCTTCAAGGTGCGCTCCAGCGGCGTGCTCTCCATCGGCGTGGATCAGCAGCCCTTCGGCTTCTACGCCGCCATCCAGAGCATGGCCGATGCGCAGATTCTCTACCCCGACTTCCCGGAGTACTATCCCGACGCCCTGCCCGGCGAGCCGGGCTATACCGCCTACGACGGTGAATTCACCTTCTACCTGGACGTCCAGGCCGGTGGGGAAGAGATGGTGGTGTGGGACGGTGACCTGGATCACGGTGCCTGGGATGGCAGCACTCGGGATACCGACGACCCGGACACCCCCGGCGCTCCCTTCTTGCCGCCGTGGGCGACCATGGACACGCTGCCGGAAGGGGTGGCGGTAGGCCTCGGCGGAGCCAGTGGCAATCCGCCGGACGATGTGGATCCGGCGGGGCTGGGGATGTATCTGATGCGCTCGCCGTCCATCGTCTTCGAGCTCATCGATCCCGAGGGCAACGTCTACGCCGAATCCAATCCTTCGGGCAATCAGGAGTGGGAGCAATTCCGCATCGCCACCGGCCCCTTCGATCCCACGACCGCCGATCAGCCGGCGTCGACGATACCGGCGGGGGTCTGGATTGTGCGGGCTCGCGGTGTGGACATGCAGAACCTGAACTTCTGGCGCTTCTTCAATCCGGTGCTGTGCACTGAGCCCGACGGTTCTCCCTGCGAGCCTCTGCGGGGCTTCCGGATTGGTGACACCGTGTTCGCAGATAGCGACGAGGACGGTGTTCAGGACGCCGGTGAGCCAGGACTGGCGGGAGTGACGGTGGAGCTCCTGGATCCCATGGGTGAGGTGCTGCACTCGACCATCACCGGGGCCGACGGCACCTACTTCTTCGAGGTGGACGCCGGAGTGCATCGGGTACGGGTGGCTGCCGGCAACTTCGTTCCCGGCGCAGCTCTGGACGGTTGGGTGAGCACCACCGGAGACGAGCTCACTCGCACGGTGGTGGACGCCAACGTCTGGACTTACGACTTCGGCTACCGCCCCGCCGGCGATCCTTGCCCGCCGACCCTGACCTTCGACACCGCCGCCGACGGCAGCAACCTGCCCGCCGGTACCGTGGTGCACGAGCAGTGGGCGGAGCTGGGCATCCACGTTGCCAGCGGCGACCCGGTGCACCACCCCGCCATGATCTTCGACAGTGCTCATCCCACCGGTGGTGATTGGGATCTGGGCGCCCCCCACCGCGACTTCGGTGGACCGGGCATCGGCACCGGCGGCGCTGCCGGTACGCCGGGAGAGAACGCCGTGCCCCAGGGCAAGGTGCTGATCCTGTCGGAGGACGGCGATGCCGGAGATCCCGACGACAACGCCGGTGGCGGTACTTTGGTCTTCACCTTCGACCATCCGGTGGAAGTGGCTTCCGTGAGCCTGCTGGACATCGAGGCCAGTGGTGCCGGCATGGTGGAAGCCTACGACAGCACCGGGGCCCTGCTGACGGCGGTGCCCATGCTGGCTCTGGGAGACAACAGCTTCCAGAGTCTGCCCATCGAGGTCGTAGACGTTCGGAGGTTGGAGGTTCACTTCCCCGAGAGCGGCGCGGTGGCGGCGGTGACCTTCTGCCCTCCGGTGATTACCGGTGGCTGCTTCGGTACCGTGGACTTCGCCCTGGACGGTGAGGGGCTGCCCCTGGCAGCTGGCCAGAGGGTGAATGACGAGCTGGCCGGGTATGGCATCCAGGTGCTCACCGGTGACCCCGTCAACCATCCGGTGATGGTCTTCGACAGCGCCCATCCCACCGGTTGGGATTGGGACTTGGGGACGCCCCACGAAGACTTCGGTGGCCCCGGTCGCGGGGATGGCGGCGCCGCCGGCATGCCCGGCGAGAACCACCGGTCCTTGGGCAACCTGCTGATCCTCTCCGCCGACGGTGATGCCGGAGATCCGGACGACTTCAACGGTGGAGGAGTCTTCATCTTCCTCTTCGACGAGCCGGTGGAGATCCGCACCGTGACGGTGGTGGACACCGATTGCGACGAGCCCTTCGGCCGGGTCACCGCCTTCGACGTGCTCGGTTACCCTCTGGCGAGCCGACCGCTGCAGACTCTGGGTGACAACAGCGTCCAGACGGTGGCGGTGGAGGCCCAGGAGGTGCGGCGCCTGGAGGTCTCCCTGACCGGCAGTGGCGCCGTGGCGGAGCTGGTGTCCTGCCCCGTGGAGACCGACGCCGGCACTCCCGGAGGGCAGGTCGGGGACGAAGATCCCGATGGCGGTACCGCCGGTGCGCCCGGTGGAACGCCGCCGTCGGACCCCGATCCTCCGGATTCCGGTCCCACGGATCCGTCTCCGACCAGCCTGGAACGGATGCGCCGCCCCGATCAGGGCTGACGCCGATCAGGGCTGCAACGGACGGAGTTGAAAGAGGCCCGGGCTCTGCCATCTAGAGCCTGGAGGAGCCCGGGGCCTGATCGAGAAGCTGCCGGTGGCCGAGTGCCATCGGCAGCTTTTTGATGGGCGAGCGGCTGACGCAATCCTGACGCGAGTATTTTTCAATAGCGCTATAGATCCCAGTGGCTCCGTGCCGCCGGCCTTTCGGAGAGGCTCTCCAAAGGCCCTCAGTGGAGGTGTGTCTTCACGAGGCAGTGCAGGAGCTCGCAGGAAGCGATCCGTCAGGAGGTACTCTCATGATTCAGCGCCCAATATTGATTCCGGTCCACCGTCTCGCCCTCTTCGCCTCGGTCATGGCCCTGCTGCTCGCAGTGATGCCCGCTGGAG
This portion of the Acidobacteriota bacterium genome encodes:
- the groES gene encoding co-chaperone GroES, encoding MVFKEEETVNIRPLHDRVLVKRVEQEEQVRGGIIIPDTAKEKPQEAEVVAVGPGKAMEDGSRAAMDVKVGDRVLVGKYSGSEIKLDGQDYVILREDEILAVVGG
- a CDS encoding SdrD B-like domain-containing protein produces the protein MNTYRTHSFFALVIVLVTLILLAATAAGASGIETQARQELEDSILAALATEGFDAGKPPVEEPAPGMRCLPSCAVDDGRFLAVVAGADLMTLSETSLAIEIAVPSSWSSFEVGIFDADAEATNGNWDVGAAPFMYSVYADPMKDGSTMTLVAGPFACTTLPNNTWFDVSIDVGPEAQAPSGHYFYRLIVAPQDPSLTVLNSFKVRSSGVLSIGVDQQPFGFYAAIQSMADAQILYPDFPEYYPDALPGEPGYTAYDGEFTFYLDVQAGGEEMVVWDGDLDHGAWDGSTRDTDDPDTPGAPFLPPWATMDTLPEGVAVGLGGASGNPPDDVDPAGLGMYLMRSPSIVFELIDPEGNVYAESNPSGNQEWEQFRIATGPFDPTTADQPASTIPAGVWIVRARGVDMQNLNFWRFFNPVLCTEPDGSPCEPLRGFRIGDTVFADSDEDGVQDAGEPGLAGVTVELLDPMGEVLHSTITGADGTYFFEVDAGVHRVRVAAGNFVPGAALDGWVSTTGDELTRTVVDANVWTYDFGYRPAGDPCPPTLTFDTAADGSNLPAGTVVHEQWAELGIHVASGDPVHHPAMIFDSAHPTGGDWDLGAPHRDFGGPGIGTGGAAGTPGENAVPQGKVLILSEDGDAGDPDDNAGGGTLVFTFDHPVEVASVSLLDIEASGAGMVEAYDSTGALLTAVPMLALGDNSFQSLPIEVVDVRRLEVHFPESGAVAAVTFCPPVITGGCFGTVDFALDGEGLPLAAGQRVNDELAGYGIQVLTGDPVNHPVMVFDSAHPTGWDWDLGTPHEDFGGPGRGDGGAAGMPGENHRSLGNLLILSADGDAGDPDDFNGGGVFIFLFDEPVEIRTVTVVDTDCDEPFGRVTAFDVLGYPLASRPLQTLGDNSVQTVAVEAQEVRRLEVSLTGSGAVAELVSCPVETDAGTPGGQVGDEDPDGGTAGAPGGTPPSDPDPPDSGPTDPSPTSLERMRRPDQG
- the groL gene encoding chaperonin GroEL (60 kDa chaperone family; promotes refolding of misfolded polypeptides especially under stressful conditions; forms two stacked rings of heptamers to form a barrel-shaped 14mer; ends can be capped by GroES; misfolded proteins enter the barrel where they are refolded when GroES binds); its protein translation is MAKQITYSEEARAAILRGVNQLANAVKVTLGPKGRNVVIEKKFGSPTITKDGVTVAKEIELDDPLENMGAQMVREVASKTSDVAGDGTTTATVLAQAIFREGSKNVTAGANPMELKRGIEMAVKAAVESVDNLAKPVGTKDIAHVGTISANNDAEIGRIIAEAMDKVGKDGVITVEEARGLETTLEVVEGMQFDRGYLSPYFVTDSERMETVLENPMILLHEKKISSMKDLLPILEQVAKQSRPLLILAEDVEGEALATLVVNKLRGTLQIAAVKAPGFGDRRKAMLEDIAVLTGGRVITEDLGIKLENVQWQDLGEAKKIVITKDDTTIVTDADSESHREAISGRVKQIRNQIEESTSDYDREKLQERLAKLVGGVAVIKVGAATETEMKEKKARVEDAMHATKAAVEEGIVPGGGVALLRAIAAVDGVDTDGDAAVGVRIVRRALEEPARQIAANAGEEGSVLVRDVMEQKGAMGYNAATGEMTDLLKAGVMDPAKVTKTALVNAASIAGLMLTTEALVSDIKEKDDGDVGAAAMGGGMGGMGGGMGGF